Proteins co-encoded in one Christiangramia fulva genomic window:
- a CDS encoding sigma-70 family RNA polymerase sigma factor, with protein MEKLTKYKDISELWLQYKDALRNYIFKIVKDEDTANGLSHEVLMKVYSSCCSMRPIRNVRSWLFQIAYNTCMDYFRRQSKKTEIKCEPDATDENPVYREAAEFVEPLIKFLPEKYAYPLELADIRGMKQQEVAEELGLSLTATKSRIQRARHMLREQITECFHVEIDKNGNLTAFNVKGSCASLQDHIKNGNNSAAF; from the coding sequence ATGGAAAAACTGACAAAATATAAAGACATTTCTGAACTGTGGCTTCAATACAAGGATGCGTTACGAAATTATATCTTCAAAATCGTTAAAGATGAAGACACCGCTAACGGACTTTCTCATGAAGTCTTAATGAAGGTCTATTCTTCGTGTTGTTCGATGAGGCCAATCAGGAATGTGCGCTCATGGCTTTTCCAGATCGCCTACAATACCTGCATGGATTACTTTCGCCGGCAGAGTAAAAAAACCGAAATAAAATGTGAGCCCGATGCGACTGATGAAAATCCGGTTTACCGCGAGGCCGCGGAATTTGTTGAACCTTTGATCAAATTTTTACCTGAAAAATATGCCTATCCGCTGGAATTGGCAGATATCAGGGGCATGAAACAACAGGAGGTTGCCGAAGAACTCGGTTTAAGCCTTACTGCCACCAAAAGCAGAATTCAGCGCGCCCGGCACATGTTAAGAGAGCAGATCACTGAATGTTTCCATGTGGAAATAGATAAAAACGGGAATCTTACGGCTTTTAACGTAAAAGGAAGTTGTGCATCTTTACAGGATCACATAAAAAACGGGAATAATTCTGCGGCTTTTTAA